The stretch of DNA AATAAAGGCACCATGGATGGGCTTTCGCGTACCTGTTTTATGAACCTGAACCGTGGCACCTTTGCGCTTGGACATTTTCCTGTTGATAGCGACAGAACGCCCGCCGTAGCGCATTAAAGAAACGTTTTTGCTATCTTCAAGCCGTAAATGTGCGCGCAAGTCTTTCCGGTTAGACTTGAATATGGATATGTGGTTTCGCACTCGCCATTGAGGTACGTTGTAGATTCCGCAAACAGTCTTCACGATGTCAGTACGGATGCCCGTAATCGTGCGGTTCATTGCATGCGAAGTTACTTTTTCAATGCCTTGAGGAACAAGCTG from Halodesulfovibrio aestuarii DSM 17919 = ATCC 29578 encodes:
- a CDS encoding phage tail protein; the protein is MPLVNIDSAQIEQAVKKAGRALQLVPQGIEKVTSHAMNRTITGIRTDIVKTVCGIYNVPQWRVRNHISIFKSNRKDLRAHLRLEDSKNVSLMRYGGRSVAINRKMSKRKGATVQVHKTGTRKPIHGAFIAKGRNHATLIFKRDGKERNPIHALYGPGYPNLFK